The Branchiostoma floridae strain S238N-H82 chromosome 3, Bfl_VNyyK, whole genome shotgun sequence genomic sequence TTGACATTCTCTATAAccataaaatatacaatttgTCTTGACAGTTTAGTTTCTGCCAGACCTCCTGGCTGTTCTAaagaagttgtaaaaaaaatcttgtcaaACTACAGTAGATGATTGGCAGGGGGACTGACCTTGCCTCAGAGGCAAGCAAAACTAACTCAAGTCACCAATAGCTAATAATACCCTATTTCGGCTGATTTTTGTCTCTGTGTCAGGaggctttgttttcagtctgtCTATGCGTGATGGTCTTGTGTGTCAGTAATTATCCAAATACACTGTCAGTTGAGTCTTAGAAGGTGTTTGGCAAGATGGAGTCACTGCTCAAGTAAGAAAGTGACAGGAAGTATCAGACAAATCATAGCGTCAATGGAAGAGGTTACTAATTCACGGGAGGTGATGTTATTGGTCTATGATTTTGCAGTAATATATTTCACATATATATGTAATccaaatttttgcaaaatataaaatattatGGATTACAATTAAACAAGACATATGAATAACTGACAATATATTTCACAGAGGTGTGAGACTTGAAACTTTTTCAAATGACCTAGGAGGTCTGGAAAATAAAGTGACATTTTACCTCTTCAAATGAAGACAACAGGTTCATGCCGAAGGCTGTTCCCAGCATTCCAAACAGCGCGATGGAGAATGTGCCCATAGTTAGCTGTACATTCAGTCGCATCATCACATTTCTGTGACTGTAAGAAGGAAGTCAACCATTAGTCAGAATACCAGAAGAGCACAATAAAAATTTACATGTTGTCCATGATATTTGCATGGACAGCATGTCCATACTGTATGTTTCATGCATATTGGGTAGAAAAACAGTACTGGTAAGAATAACACTGATGAGTTTTAGTTTGAACAAAACCCAGCTGGGATATGGAAtgtcttaacccttaaactgccagaatttcagccctataaaatgctatcagtgccagagttggccgctgacctccaaaaagaaacgcccaaacaaggccaaagtccctaacttccggggtccGTGCGCTACACACGCGCAAAGCtactacttcgggggaatacgctatcccagatatatccgggtACGGCACACAGGACGTGCATATGTGTGCAGGATATATCCGGGCTTGGCAGTATAAGGGTTAAGAATCGATTTTAAGTTTGggttgaaatttttgtccattcctACAAGAAAATTTTGTCCCAGGACGGAGGGACAGACCCTTGAGATGTACAGCCCTGGTTCTCACTAACCCCCACCTGTCAAGGTTCATGAAGATGATCTGTTCCGAGTCCTCTATCAGGTCCTTGACCTCAGCGACCCTGTTGACGATGTCCTCTGCCCTTCCCAGGCAGTTCTCCAGGAGGAGCTCCATCTCATCCACATGGCTGAGATGGTCAGACTTGCTGGTAGCCCTGGCCATGAACAAAATAATGTAGTCTCTAAGCAGATCGGAAAGGATCAGACTCATTCTCAGTGttttacatgtgtttgtttatttgtgtatgtttgatGTTGCAACATTGGTACATCTGGTTGGAGATAGTTGTGAATGTGTCTAGATCTCTCAAGTACAATCTTTTACTAATGCATAGTGATATCTGTATAGTTATTACATATGTTAGTCTTTCCTGTTTAGTAAGTAGAATTcaaagatttattttgtatttctattttgtagttttccATACAAAAATCACTACATTTTGTTGCATCAACAAGCCTTTATATGTATCAAAATTGGTAAATGCCCTCCTCATAGCATAACTACGATACTTGCCGTCAACTATCAAAGATACAAATACTTACATGGTATTGGTGATCTTGTCAGTCAGACACATCTCTTCTATTGACTCATCATAGTCTAAGATGTCTGTCAAGACTTCTACATAGTCCTTCACATCCGTCTGGAACTCTGTCAGACTGTAGGGGCAAAAATGAGACAAATTCTTGCTAACTGTAAGTAACTTAAGAACCAAGCTTTGTACTAAGTGCATGATTGGTACTTAATGTTTGTCATACCGTTTTGTGCAGGTTTTGACAGCtaatacaacacaatacaaactttaaggtttaCACAACTGGATAAGTTTTATAAATCACTTTGATGTTTCAGTTGGCATCTTCTATCTTCTGTGAGTGAACCTCAAACCCTCATCAGGGCTCggaatactgggtgcatgtgcacccaaatattttcttaggtttatgtatggaaagatatcaagtatactagatctagtatacatcatattcttgacatcgaAGTGTTagaatgataataaaaatgtctgtcatgttacttgtttaagaatttgatagcttgtaactaatataagtaagttttgttagtagtttttttttacattctacttaaatttaagtggtgcacccaaaaacattttggcgcacccaattttttaaactgggtgcaccagtgcacctaatcccaaaaatgaatttcgagccctgcttatcaacatttcaaagcacgaaaagaaaaaaattcagaccTCTTCCTATACTGCAGCAGCACCCTGAGTTTGGACCTGTCCACAGACATGAAGCTAGGTTCCACCAGATCCGTCAGGACCTGCAGTATGGCCGGCTCTAACACATCCAGCTCCTGCTTCAGACTACTGATCTGAAACAACAGAAATGCCACATGTCAGGTACACTGTTGGAGCAAGAATTTGTTTTGGTGCACACCGATATAATGTGGAGTAAGGATTAACCAGCCattaataataattattataaataATTCATTCTAAGAAGAGAGGACTATTATACTTTCTACTATTATATTTTCTTCCTCGCACTTTACTTCTAAACTCAAAGCTCACCCACACCCAAGTCTATATTTTTTGCTGGTGCGTAGCACCAGCTCTGAGACAGGTCAATGGATccatgcatggatgcatgcatggatgcatggatcaaGCCCTTCTTGTCTTATCCTTTGTTGGACCGCAGCAAAACACCTGTTCAAAGGGAAAGTCACAcgaaaaaaatgcaataaatgatatttcagctgtcaatatttgcatttcattcTTTAAAGATAATTATTGGCGAGAGAAGCGGTTAGTTCAACCAACGAATGCATGAATGCATGGATCactcaatttaaccaaacccttctatacgcccgatgacgtaatggtgtCACCGTGGCTTAGGGGCCTACGGCACTGGGTGAAGGTAGCAATTTGCTTCTGCAGCCGTAAATCGTGGGTTCGATCCCCActtatgacatttttttttctttgttagacaaatctcaggtaatgttttttttaatagaagacagaccaattcagtaattcgatgtttaaaaactctttttttcacgtgattttgtttaacatccaggctttttccaaaatatgcaccagccagcttttttcagaagctttcttgtttcacatGGTCTCTCAGCACTTTTGCTTACTACACTCACCCGATAATTTAAGATGGCCTCCAAACCCTTGAACTCCAGTGGGAGATGAGCTACAGGAGAAGAGTTATCTCCCTCCAGCTGGGTCTGTAGCTCTCCCAGAAGGACCTTGTCTCTGGGCTCCTCATGGTCCAGGATATACACACAGTCAGTACTGACGATTGCCTTTATTTCCTGAAATACAATAatagtttcatttatttcttttctttcaatacCAAATAGTCGCAAATTTTTccaataaaaacatacatattgGACTTAATGAAAACATACTCTGACAGAAATTCAAAGAGATGTGTCAACTTGAATACAAATGGCTTTATTGAAATAAGATTGACCTGACACCTCTTCCCTCATGTCCTCAACAAAAAGGCAGAATTGAGCTTCTCTGGAGTaaagaaaaatttgaacaaacCAGTACCTAGCAACTTTGTGGTGACTATAACTATAACTAAGAAAACATTTCCTAGCATTAATGCAGAATGTTACAGGACTGCATGTATCTGGGTACAAAAAAGAAGGGGTACAGACAAATACATTGAACCCGAGTGTACCTCCATCCTGATGATGATTGCCGTGTCCCTGGGCTGGAGGATGGTCTGCTGTTGGAACCGCAGGTCCCGTACCTGCAGACCTAACTCCTGGCACAAGGCTGGCTTCCTGATGTCTAAAACAACAACTTTCTGCATCAGGGTCTACTACTTGATGCAAATTAAGTTTAATAGGTTACATTCTCTAGCAAAGTAGTACAAAACTGCAGCTTTTAAATGCACTAAAAAGATAAGATTTTGCGAGACGTGTATGTAGACTCAGATATTATTCTCAATGTCACTTAAGGCTAATGTAAGGTTAAGGCACAATATAACTAATTTCAAAAACTATTTTATTCATAGCTATGGTAAatcaacatgtacaaatgatcTGACATTTACCAAATCTTTCTTGTCTTCCATCTGCACAGAATTTCACCTGAAAGAAGACAAGTGTTAAGTTGAAAAAGAAGTCCTTCCAATAAACTTAAACAGGTTCAAATTTAAAAAGTTGACATACTTTTCAAACTGACACAAAACTACAgtactacatgacattgtatacttTATTATTAGTTTATATCTACTGGTATTCTTGGCCCAAGTGGTAAACTTGGAGCTGCAACAGATACATAATCCCACAAAGAGTGTTTGCTGCTGACAGCTTTTCCTACCTATATCATGCCTACATACTTTATAAAagtattcattgtatcatgATCTCAGGAAATCTTTCTgcattcattcatcattgtaTTCATACATTGTAAGACAAGAGCAATGATAATAGAGAGTGGACTTGGATGCAACTGTGCTGCGATTGGTGTTAAAACAGGGTAATATCAATAGTTCATCATCACCTGTGGATAATACATTGGTGATTTTTGCCATTGATAgaattatacacatgtatgtaaatgatAAGTACATGAGCCTTATAAAATACTAGTGTGTAAGCTACTGTAACGGATCCGTTATATCAATATTAGGTACTTACCGCACGGAAGATAGGAGCACTGGCTGCCAGCTTCTTATCAGGTTCTAAGCTCAGCCGTTTGGGCAGGACACCTGGAACTGAAAGGCATGGGTGAAGCTTGTATTAAACACATTATTTAAGAAGTCAGCCCAAACAAGTAgtatacaaatatatacatcATTAAATGCCACAGAAAGttcatttttctctttttccgTTCAAAATGGCCAAAGTCACCTGATGCTGCCGTGAGAGCAGTGAATATTTCCTACCTGTATCAATTATACTCCATTTGGATAAAATCACGCTTCATtctaaaagctccttgcattTACAGAAATGCCACAAACACTGGGTTGAAATGGACATGATACTAGGAAGATACGGCACttgttaatgttgttgttgttgttgttgtcctcatttaacgtctattatttcgctagacgtggtctcttggtgctgagtaacacatggttcgctttagagtcaatagtctctcttggtatttaactcttggttgaCTTGTTAATACGGAGGTAAAAGAATAATGTTGCTAGCGTTACCATGCCCTTGACAAAACCACCGTTGGGAATGACCAGTCTGTTTCCATCTCTGTCCGATGTCATCTCGATGATTATGTCTTAATATGGAATACACGGCGGCAGGAAAACCAACAGTTTTGGAAAAATTCCGTCTGCAGAGAAAAATAACGATGGGCGcggccatgatgatgatgatgcaaagCCTTTCAATGGATTATGGGAGCAGACCATTTAAAAATAGTGGTGTGACGTTAGACAATAAAATCTGTTGAAGCTATAAAAACAACTTATATTGCTAATATCatataatgaaaaaaacatCACTTAAATATAATCTTACCTAGGGTAGTATTTCTCTCATCTCTTACATTTTTGGGTAACAATATTTCACTTCCACCAAAAAGTGTCGTCGTCCTTAAAAGGTCAGGGGTTAGAAAGTGTGTGCATGCAACCTAATCATATCTGATGAAACCGGTGTTTTTATACAGATCTGGTCTTCCAGTCTCTGGTCTTCTGGATATACTGAAACAAGGGAAGCGGAACCTCAGTATGCTGCAGCCTCTTCTTCCAACGCTTCTTGAACAGAGAATTGTTCTCGCCAGCGGCTCTCCAAGAAGACAGGAAATCTTAAAGAGGATAGTGAGTTTAcgtttacaacatgtacatgccaAGCCAAGAAGAAGACGGTACCAGGAAGGCCAAGctaaaaacctccttgctctttGCTGACCATATGCATAACGTTGTCAAAATTCAGTAGGCAGCTAATGCTAATTCACCTTAGTCATCCGTGGTGTaacctaacgttatattgttttaaaaatatatacaagcaaggaggttaaaaatcacctttttttaacctccttgatgtcgACGGGAGACGCCtataagctctttcacagagatcaggacgcatgtgtgatgacaggaattctaggtacatgtaatatgtcaaaggtaaaggaaACAAAACCCATCTGGACGTTGCTATGCAAACCTAAACAATGatcaagacaaggactgttttcttttttgaggcctttacctttgacatattaccttgaactcctgtcgccgcacatgtgCTCTGATATCTGTGAAAGGCTAGGGGCAGACTTATGTGATTTCATGCAGCAAATTTTTTTCATCTGAAGTGATTACCAAAAGTTGTATACATcgtagaaataaaaaaaaacaaacatgtcatttcTTTCCTTTATACCAATGTTCAGGGGTTGAAGTTCGAAGTTGTACCGTCCaagtttgaagaaaacttgAAGAAATCCTCCTTTGCAGGCCCCCATGAGTATGCCACAGCCACAGCAAGAGGAAAGGCTATGGAGGTGGCTGACAGACTGTACAGTCAGGTGGTGTACTATCTTACTGATCATGTTGTTACATGTAGGGGGTACAGACATTGATTAAATCACATATTAGGCAAGTGCTATGTATCCAGAGGATAGATAAGGTTAGATCAGTGGTAAACAACTTTTCTGTCTGTGTTCTGTCTGTAACAACCTTGCCCAATCGCTAGTCAGGGGTTTCCAACTGGTTGTCCCTAAAGGTGCGAGGGTTCCATAATTGTATAGGATGTGACTAAAGTGcaaccacaaactcaaaaccactacAAACACTCCGTTTTCtccctaccacaaaattaacaAATCCCCATGAACCTGCACTTTCAGTATTCCTTTCTATTAGCTAGGTCCCAGACACATCAGCAAGATGGGCATTTCAAATGAGCCCTTTGATTCTATCATAATTGATTTTTGATTCTTAAAGAAGTTGCTTAAACCTGTCAGGTTAGAAAGTCATTTTCTAGTTACCTCACACCCACTTTTTCTTTTCACGCAGGTTAAAAAGCCAGACCTCATAATAGCTGCAGATACTGTTGTGGTAAGTTCTGCACATCTTACACAATGATGAGGGGCATAGGCAAAGACAATGATGAATGTTATACTACTATATTTTATGTTGAAAGTAAAATGATCTCTGGAATGCTGCTTCATTATTCTTCATTCATTACATGTGTGAGTAATAAACTTCCTTCTGCAAATTCCAAGTCCCTAGGAAGTGACATCATAGAGAAGCCTGCAGATGAGGAAGATGCTTTCAAGATACTGAAGAGGTAAGTTCTTGAAGTGAGCAAAAGTCAGAAGTATGATCAGTAGCGTTTGATACCAGTTTGGCTTATTAAGTTAATCAGGTCCAAGTCCAGGTTTCCGTTAGAGGTTTGAGTTCAAGTCCAGACCAGAATCCTGTCCTAATGGCATGTTTGGCTTCATTAGACCACTATTAATTATTGAGAATTAAGACTGATATGCTTGACCATTTCAGGTTGAATGCAAAAACACACGAGGTCGTCACAGGTGTTGTACTGGTTGTGCCTTCCCTCACAGGTAAGCTAtctcattctgtatctgtataatcaCCATTTGGTGTAACagaccagcttcacaggcatacagtgtggcagcagctggttatattacactgaacgaacTGTCGCACCTTTGGACATCTCTAAGCTGCAcacattgtttaaagctatctagtgaggatgcTCCCAATATACAGTACATCATGTACTTGGTTGCATCAAGTTTACTAAGTCCCATCTAAAGTTGCAAGCACCAACAGTAGTTTTGAACTTCaatacttttgttgttgtaatgtAGCTAATTTGTCTGTATGATAATAATGTACATGCTCATGATATACAGGTGCAGAGAAATATGACATGGTACAGTTCCATGAGTCCACAGAAGTGTGTTTTGGAGACCTGACAGATGAGATGCTGAAGGCTTATGTAGCAACAGGGGAGCCTATGTGAGCTATAAACTTAATCGTTGTTGAGTGTGATATATCTAGTGTTTGTATACTGCAATGCCCTAACGTGAGTACTAGTGAGATCTAGGCTTAAATTAATCTGACCCTGAGACCAGTAGTTATTGCAttgtaacaaaaaaatactgaaaaATTTACTCTACAGCCTTTAAAGTTTCTTCACATTTCTAATTCCAGTGAAGTTTATTACCTTGTTCAGATATCTGGGTATGCAAATTTTCTTGTAAGTATCACTCATCCCCACATCATTGTTGTACAGGGACAAGGCAGGAGGTTACGGGATTCAGGCCATCGGTTCCAGCCTTGTGCAGGGAATCCATGGGGACTACTTTAATGTGGAAGGTTTCCCAGTCTACCACTTCTGCAAAAAGGTTTGTAAACTTTGTGTACAGTCCTTCAAAGATTATACCATTTAGCGCTAAAATAATTTGCTGCTTTGGCATTTGTTACGATAAGTAAACTCCAAGCTAAATGGACGAATATGTAGTGACAAAAGTAGTACTCTAAGAAAAAACAGGTGGTAAGACATTATGTttttctacatctgcttggagacttatAATAAGAATTTGTTTCAGTCTTGGTGGCATACTTACCTTTGTTGTTTGATCCCCCTCCCAACAGTTGGTACAATTGTACAGAGAGAGACAGCAAAgatcagcaccacggacagacCAACATTCGTGACTGACTTCAAATTACAGGAACTAATTTCTATTGTCATATAGCaagatttctttttaatttaAGTGAAGCTATTAGTATACATAATACTGTATGCACATGTATTTTTAAGGTTTTATCCAGGAGAAAGAAAGAGCTTTATTATGGAATGAGACATTACTCAGAATTGTTGAGTTTACTCTCCCTGTTATTGTTAAGCCCTTCTGAATGGTAGGgtttaaaaacatttcatcaacatacacacactattgtttattgtacagcacttaaaactgataaaaaaataaagaaacaactGCAAAATGATCATAGACTGAATTTACACTGTTATTCATAGTACAGCACTCCAAACAGGTCATGTCAGTTATCTTGATATCATgttcacaaataaacaaagaagtgCACTAAAGGAAAATTTATTTCCTGCCAAAGTTGTCTTGGCTGATTCTGCATAGTATCATACAACAAGGGAAGTGTTTAATTCTTTTAAGTGTTAAGATTtcttgatacaaaaaaaaacagagaaagTCTGAAAGATAATTTAAAAAGGCAAGTTGTTTGATATGGGTTTGCTCATGTCTGATCTGAGTGAGATGTCAGGGCAGAAGACGGCAGCAACAGTAGTTGGGTCCGCAGTGGTTAGCCCTCCAGGTACAGCCACCACTGAAGTAGTGGTACGCTGCAAGGCCAATCTTTCCAGCGCCAGCCTGGTGGTCAGGTGAAAGGACTGGCCGATTCTTGTACAAAGTTATGGCATCAATGCATGCTGAGGTGCTGTAGAGAGAAAAAACATCATCAGAAAAACATGCTTCTACCCACAGTGTGTAGTAGTGCAGATACAGTTCTGGTCCACAAGGCTGGCATCTGCTCACACTGAATACTTTTATCAGAACTGTAATGATTTGGGTGACACAACTACTACtttaaaataaaaatttgtACCATTTAGCAAAAATAGTTGGTATAACCTCCTTTTATGTGCAAAAGGATTCAAGTTAGTAATCTATACTGGttttgcaggtacatgtatgagtaGTCTTTGAAATGACATTCCCTAAATGGTATTGCAACACAAACCTTCCCTGGTTGCCGACAGCTGCTATCATTGCTGCTCTGCGAGATGTGCACATGGCGTTGCACGTCAGACCATCCCCGTTAGATCTGCAGTCCCGACGGATGGCGAAGATGAATGATGGTTGGTTGGTGGCTGCTGTGCAGATGCTCTGTGCCATTTCATCATAGTAGTTATAGTAGTCTGTGCCTGATGGAGGAAATATAGAGGAAATATGGAAGGTACTGAAATTAAAGAGTTACAATATTCCTTGAGATAGAGAAAGAACACGGCCAATGTGTGATAAGTATACCACTTAAGCATGATTtctattgtctttttttttccttgttaaaaTGTTACAATGCCATTGATTAAAATAGAGCACCCTGTTTACCGACAAAAACACATGTACTAGAACTGCTGTTGCTACTCCTGTCTGCTATAGCCTATGCCTATCTGCAGTACCAAAAATAGCACATTTAAATGTTGTAGTTTGGAGAGATGCAATATACTACAAAAATATGACTATATATTTCAG encodes the following:
- the LOC118412375 gene encoding probable bifunctional dTTP/UTP pyrophosphatase/methyltransferase protein; this encodes MKPVFLYRSGLPVSGLLDILKQGKRNLSMLQPLLPTLLEQRIVLASGSPRRQEILKRIGLKFEVVPSKFEENLKKSSFAGPHEYATATARGKAMEVADRLYSQVKKPDLIIAADTVVSLGSDIIEKPADEEDAFKILKRLNAKTHEVVTGVVLVVPSLTGAEKYDMVQFHESTEVCFGDLTDEMLKAYVATGEPMDKAGGYGIQAIGSSLVQGIHGDYFNVEGFPVYHFCKKLVQLYRERQQRSAPRTDQHS
- the LOC118412378 gene encoding uncharacterized protein LOC118412378; translation: MAQSICTAATNQPSFIFAIRRDCRSNGDGLTCNAMCTSRRAAMIAAVGNQGSTSACIDAITLYKNRPVLSPDHQAGAGKIGLAAYHYFSGGCTWRANHCGPNYCCCRLLP